A single Geoanaerobacter pelophilus DNA region contains:
- a CDS encoding TatA/E family twin arginine-targeting protein translocase, with protein sequence MFGIGMPELIIILVIALIVIGPQKLPDIARSLGKGLAEFKRASDDFRQNLSDEARAEEEKERLAKEAAEKEQQLKEADAAYAKPAEPKKEPVSEQTKA encoded by the coding sequence ATGTTTGGCATCGGCATGCCTGAATTGATAATCATCCTGGTAATCGCACTCATCGTAATCGGCCCGCAAAAACTCCCTGACATCGCCCGGTCACTGGGCAAGGGCTTGGCTGAGTTCAAAAGGGCTTCAGACGATTTCCGGCAGAACTTAAGCGACGAAGCCAGGGCAGAAGAAGAGAAGGAACGCTTGGCAAAAGAGGCGGCAGAGAAGGAACAGCAGTTGAAGGAGGCAGATGCCGCTTACGCTAAGCCTGCCGAGCCGAAAAAAGAGCCTGTTTCGGAACAGACAAAAGCCTAA
- the ybgF gene encoding tol-pal system protein YbgF: MQGVKIGLLAAGLLLAGGCATRGDLDSLQQDLEEMKGRTLKVEKELGGVRSEAREGLESNLKGFQKDIDSLRKMTADLQAAVDASKVDLQVMGGKVDDFALQAKKPADDLTLLREDVDRKNTGVEKRLEKIEKNLEELQKNVTELRSREAEKTPDAIYQKGIDAYKAGDFAKSREQLSRFIELFPKHELTANAHYWLGETYYSEKIYDQAILEFEKVVKEFPAKGKAPAALLKQAMAFKELDDAKSARFVYKKLIENYPLADEVKVAKEKLKELK, translated from the coding sequence ATGCAAGGTGTGAAAATAGGGTTATTGGCTGCCGGTCTGCTGCTTGCCGGAGGCTGCGCAACCAGGGGAGACCTGGATTCTCTGCAGCAGGACCTGGAGGAGATGAAGGGGCGGACCCTCAAGGTTGAAAAAGAGCTGGGGGGAGTGCGGAGTGAGGCCCGGGAAGGGTTGGAGAGCAACCTCAAAGGGTTTCAAAAAGATATCGACTCGTTACGTAAAATGACAGCCGATTTGCAGGCAGCTGTCGACGCCTCCAAGGTTGATCTGCAGGTTATGGGGGGCAAGGTTGATGATTTTGCCCTGCAGGCAAAAAAGCCTGCCGATGACCTGACCCTGCTTCGCGAAGATGTTGACCGCAAAAATACCGGCGTCGAGAAGCGGCTGGAAAAGATAGAGAAAAACCTTGAGGAACTGCAGAAAAACGTCACAGAACTGCGGAGCCGTGAGGCAGAGAAAACCCCGGACGCCATCTATCAAAAAGGGATCGATGCCTACAAGGCAGGTGATTTTGCCAAATCCCGCGAGCAGTTGAGCCGGTTCATCGAGCTGTTTCCAAAACACGAACTGACGGCAAATGCCCATTATTGGCTGGGCGAGACCTATTATTCCGAAAAGATTTATGACCAGGCCATCCTTGAATTTGAAAAGGTGGTCAAGGAGTTTCCCGCTAAAGGGAAAGCCCCGGCAGCACTGCTCAAGCAGGCCATGGCTTTCAAAGAGCTTGATGATGCCAAGAGCGCCCGGTTTGTCTACAAAAAGCTGATTGAAAACTATCCGCTGGCTGATGAGGTCAAGGTCGCCAAGGAGAAGCTGAAGGAGCTGAAGTAA
- the pal gene encoding peptidoglycan-associated lipoprotein Pal, with product MRKVICKLSLVIFCGALMMSGCTKEQVVKDEALAPAAAEQKAKQAEATKKPVKEETVVSPAIKESPVAKDEAAAAATAAKDQSNGLSTVYFDFDSAILTPSTRDTLSSNAAILLKKQTGVKVQIEGHCDERGSAEYNLALGERRAKSAMNYLVTMGVPASRLSTISYGKEKPVDQGHDEAAWSKNRRAGFVVTK from the coding sequence ATGCGTAAGGTTATTTGCAAGCTGTCGTTAGTCATTTTTTGTGGTGCGCTCATGATGAGCGGTTGTACCAAGGAGCAGGTGGTAAAGGATGAGGCTCTGGCTCCGGCTGCAGCAGAGCAGAAAGCCAAGCAGGCTGAAGCAACGAAAAAACCTGTAAAAGAAGAGACGGTTGTGTCTCCTGCCATAAAAGAGTCGCCGGTAGCCAAGGACGAGGCTGCAGCTGCCGCCACTGCTGCCAAGGATCAGTCCAATGGTCTGAGCACGGTCTACTTTGACTTCGACTCAGCCATTCTGACCCCGTCAACCCGCGACACTCTTTCCAGCAATGCAGCGATTTTGTTGAAGAAGCAGACCGGAGTTAAGGTCCAGATTGAAGGTCATTGCGATGAGCGCGGTTCGGCAGAATACAACCTGGCTCTGGGCGAGAGACGGGCCAAATCAGCCATGAACTATCTTGTCACCATGGGCGTTCCGGCGAGCAGGCTGTCCACAATCAGTTACGGCAAGGAAAAGCCGGTAGATCAGGGACACGACGAGGCGGCGTGGAGCAAGAACCGCCGGGCAGGGTTTGTTGTCACCAAATAG